A region from the Variovorax sp. RKNM96 genome encodes:
- a CDS encoding M90 family metallopeptidase: MFKWLRRLRALPPIPDAAWQATLARYAFLADRPAADVQRLRTLTAEFLRDKEFHGTQGFVITDEVALAIAAQAVLPVLHLKGHLDWYDDFVGIVVHPSEVVARRKVVDEALVVHEYDEVVAGEAMDRGPVMLSWQDVLASSVTSEGGYNVVIHEFAHKIDMRGGDADGCPPLPSGFAGKRSARESRAAWLAVLQPAYDDFREKTIMADRFGAEPPWLDDYGATSISEFFAVACEAYFVNRPNFARDFAAVTVLFDEFFLSRQA; this comes from the coding sequence ATGTTCAAGTGGCTGCGCCGTCTGCGCGCCCTGCCCCCGATTCCCGATGCCGCCTGGCAGGCCACGCTGGCGCGCTATGCCTTCCTGGCCGACCGCCCCGCGGCCGATGTGCAACGGCTGCGCACGCTGACGGCCGAGTTCCTGCGCGACAAGGAATTCCACGGCACCCAGGGCTTCGTCATCACCGACGAGGTGGCGCTGGCCATCGCCGCGCAGGCGGTGCTGCCGGTGCTGCACCTGAAGGGCCATCTCGACTGGTACGACGATTTCGTCGGCATCGTGGTGCACCCGTCCGAGGTCGTGGCGCGGCGCAAGGTCGTCGACGAGGCGCTGGTCGTGCACGAGTACGACGAGGTGGTCGCTGGCGAAGCCATGGACCGCGGCCCGGTCATGCTCAGCTGGCAGGACGTGCTGGCGAGCAGCGTCACCAGCGAAGGCGGCTACAACGTGGTGATTCACGAGTTCGCCCACAAGATCGACATGCGCGGCGGCGATGCCGACGGCTGCCCGCCGCTGCCGTCCGGCTTCGCGGGCAAGCGCAGCGCCCGCGAATCGCGCGCCGCGTGGCTCGCGGTGCTGCAGCCCGCCTACGATGACTTCCGCGAAAAAACCATCATGGCCGACCGCTTCGGCGCCGAGCCGCCGTGGCTCGACGACTATGGCGCCACATCGATCAGCGAGTTCTTCGCGGTGGCCTGCGAGGCCTACTTCGTGAACCGGCCGAACTTCGCGCGGGACTTCGCGGCGGTGACGGTTCTCTTCGATGAGTTCTTCCTGAGCAGGCAGGCCTGA
- a CDS encoding UDP-2,3-diacylglucosamine diphosphatase, translating into MTNVANPAFTELVAPPAWRTVDLISDLHLQAGEPATFEAWQGYLQTTPADALIILGDLFEVWVGDDAAAAPGFEAQCAELLRRTAERLPVFFMHGNRDFLVGPALAAQSGITLLDDPTVLVLHGQRWLLSHGDILCLEDTEYLKFRAQVRTPEWQAAFLARPLEERRALARAMRTQSEDRKRNPSTIWADVDTDAARQWLQQANAHTLVHGHTHRPADHDLGHGLRRIVLSDWDAAAHPPRAQLLCLSTAGAQRVDLR; encoded by the coding sequence ATGACCAACGTGGCGAACCCGGCTTTCACCGAGCTGGTGGCGCCACCTGCATGGCGCACCGTCGACCTGATCTCCGACCTGCACCTGCAGGCCGGCGAGCCCGCCACCTTCGAGGCCTGGCAGGGTTACCTGCAGACCACGCCGGCCGATGCGCTCATCATCCTCGGCGACCTGTTCGAGGTCTGGGTGGGCGACGATGCCGCCGCCGCTCCCGGCTTCGAGGCGCAATGCGCCGAACTGCTGCGCCGCACCGCCGAGCGCCTGCCGGTGTTCTTCATGCACGGCAACCGCGACTTTCTCGTCGGCCCCGCGCTCGCGGCGCAATCGGGCATCACGCTGCTCGACGACCCCACGGTGCTGGTGCTGCACGGCCAGCGATGGCTGCTGAGTCACGGCGACATCCTCTGCCTCGAGGACACCGAGTACCTCAAGTTTCGCGCGCAGGTGCGCACGCCTGAATGGCAGGCCGCGTTCCTCGCGCGCCCGCTCGAAGAGCGCCGTGCGCTCGCACGCGCGATGCGCACGCAGAGCGAAGACCGCAAGCGCAATCCGTCGACGATCTGGGCCGATGTGGACACCGACGCCGCGCGCCAATGGCTGCAGCAGGCGAACGCGCATACGCTGGTGCACGGCCACACGCACCGCCCCGCCGATCACGACCTGGGCCATGGCCTGCGCCGCATCGTGTTGAGCGACTGGGACGCAGCCGCCCATCCGCCACGCGCACAGTTGCTGTGCCTGTCCACCGCCGGCGCCCAGCGCGTCGACCTGCGCTAG
- a CDS encoding peptidylprolyl isomerase codes for MSNPQVELHIKNYGVITLELDAEKAPKSAENFIAYVKKGHYDNTVFHRVIPGFMVQGGGFEPGMKQKPTGAEIENEANNGLKNANYTVAMARTSAPHSATAQFFINVSDNGFLNHTAPSAQGWGYAVFGKVINGTDVVDKIKAVKTGRKGFHDDVPLEDVVIEKAVVISE; via the coding sequence ATGAGCAATCCCCAAGTCGAACTGCACATCAAGAACTACGGCGTGATCACGCTCGAACTCGACGCCGAGAAGGCGCCCAAGTCGGCCGAGAACTTCATTGCCTACGTGAAGAAGGGCCACTACGACAACACGGTGTTCCACCGCGTGATTCCCGGCTTCATGGTGCAAGGCGGCGGCTTCGAGCCCGGCATGAAGCAGAAGCCCACCGGCGCCGAGATCGAGAACGAAGCCAACAACGGCCTGAAGAACGCCAACTACACCGTCGCCATGGCCCGCACCAGCGCGCCGCACTCGGCCACCGCGCAGTTCTTCATCAACGTGTCGGACAACGGCTTCCTGAACCACACCGCACCTTCGGCCCAGGGCTGGGGCTATGCGGTGTTCGGCAAGGTCATCAACGGCACCGACGTGGTCGACAAGATCAAGGCCGTGAAGACGGGCCGCAAGGGCTTCCACGACGACGTGCCGCTCGAAGACGTGGTGATCGAGAAGGCCGTCGTCATCTCGGAATGA
- a CDS encoding peptidylprolyl isomerase, translating to MTIHALSRFSRRNAFILAAAIGFAATGYAQQAAPRVKLATSAGDIVVELDAAKAPKSVENFLQYVKDKHYDGTVFHRVIDGFMIQGGGFTADMQQKPTRPPIPLEASNGLKNDKYTIAMARTGNPNSATSQFFINVKNNDSLNAPNPDGYGYAVFGKVVAGTDVVDKIRAVQTGNKGGMQNVPVETITIKSATLAK from the coding sequence TTGACGATCCACGCCCTTTCAAGATTCAGCCGCCGCAACGCCTTCATCCTGGCCGCGGCCATCGGCTTTGCCGCCACCGGCTACGCACAGCAAGCCGCACCGCGCGTGAAGCTCGCCACTTCGGCCGGCGACATCGTGGTCGAGCTCGATGCGGCCAAGGCGCCCAAGTCGGTCGAGAACTTCCTGCAGTACGTCAAGGACAAGCACTACGACGGCACGGTGTTCCACCGCGTGATCGACGGCTTCATGATCCAGGGCGGCGGCTTCACGGCCGACATGCAGCAAAAGCCCACGCGCCCGCCGATTCCGCTCGAAGCGAGCAATGGCCTGAAGAACGACAAGTACACGATCGCCATGGCGCGCACCGGCAACCCGAACTCGGCCACCTCGCAGTTCTTCATCAACGTGAAGAACAACGACTCGCTCAACGCGCCCAACCCCGATGGCTACGGCTACGCGGTGTTCGGCAAGGTCGTGGCCGGCACCGACGTGGTCGACAAGATCCGCGCCGTGCAGACCGGCAACAAGGGCGGCATGCAGAACGTGCCCGTCGAGACCATCACCATCAAGTCCGCCACGCTGGCGAAGTAA